The genomic interval tcactgaacaacaacaacacaaaatgaAGATGAATTACACCTCCCACTCTGTGAGCAGAGCTgctataaagatattttaatgaacatttgAAACAgtgaatgtgtgctaagtcacttcagtcgagtcttAGCttccctatggactgcagcccaccaggatcctctgtccacaggagtctccaggcaggaatactggagtggcttgccaagccctcctccaggggatcttcctgacccagggatcaaactcacgtgaAGAAAGATCTTTATGAAggtgttactttttaaaaacttattttttagtgGTTTATTCAGTATTGGCCATGAGATGTTAATTCATAACAAAAGTTAAGAGATATACATACCAGGAATCCTATTGAGTGTGACCCAGAAATGTTCGTCAGGACTGTACGTGTCCGTGGACCAGGACATTAAGTCAAGCGCCAGCGGGTCGTGAAGGACGAAGTTTGCGAATTCCCTTGTGAGGGCCACATAGGCAGTGCCAAAGTAAACGGTCATGTTGTGAGGAGGCAGTGTTTTCAATTTTGTGGTTTTAATCACGTAGGAATTTTTTTGGTTTAATAGCTCGTGATGGACATACTTAGTCCGCCCAATTGCGTGAGCTGGAGGCAGCACCCCGGGGGTgatgtttttccctttaaatccCTTCAGATACTGAACGATCTCCCTGTTGGTTTTCAGGGGGAAATCTTGCCCACAGGTGTTGAGGATGTATTTCCACGGAACCTCTGAGGCCACAAGATCTTTCATGCAGTTCAGGTCAGCCTGGAGCCTGGAAATCCCACCGTAGACCACGGGCTCCATCTTGGAAGCCAGAAAAGCGTTTGGGAAGCAGCTCAGTAACTGCTTCACCGAGCCTTTAAATGTATCTGTTGCCTTTTTGTCCACGTGAACACAGTAGACATTTTGGGGCATGTAAATAGCCCTGAAGAGTCTCTCAAAAGTGCCGAAGTCTTTGTGGATGGTCATCACATAAGCCAAGGGGAAGCCAGCCTCTTCTTCAGAGAGTGTTTCTGTTATGTAGTGACTCTGAGCCACGTACTCATGACAGGTGGTTTCACTGAAGGTACTCTTCAATGCATTCTTTTTAGGGCAAAAACTCTTCCCCTTAAAAATCTGGTGACAGACTTCTGATAATAGTGAAGCATTGGATAAGGAAGCTTGAAGGAAATTTGTATTCTCCCGTAACTTGTTGttgcaaacaaacacaaaaatcagGGCCGTGACCAGAGACACACAGAAGAGACAATGCTTCCAAAAGCCCATCATTCAAACCCAGGAAATGAGTAGAATGTCTCTTGGGACATCTGGTCAGAGGGTAGACAGACTTAACTTACATTTTCTCCGAAATCCATAACCATCCTCTAGGTGGACGCAGCTCTGACCGGCCGCTCCGTGACCTTCCAGCTGATCCTGCTTgtcctttttctgtcttcctttcctctGCATTCCCCACGGTGCTGCTTTTCCACCTTTCTCCAACACGTTTCTGAAGGAACTCTTAGCGATTTGCTTTGCTCTGTCTCCTCCCCCGTCTCATCTTGcctgtttatacacacacaaaaaacaagttGCCCCAGGGAGGTTCTGACTCCAGCGTGTCCACCCTTCCCTACAGGAAAATCAGTGAGGGGTGAAGGGACCTTTCTGCAAGTCACCGCTCTCAGACTTTAACCCGGGCCTCTTCTCTCAGCCAGAAGGTTGGCAACTGTGTCAGCTCCCAGACTTCCTGTTAATCATTTGCATTCAACTGACTGAGTTTGTTTGCTTAAACAGCACTGCCAAGTTACAAGCATCGGTCCCGAGCATGTGAACACTGCCTGGAGAGATAAtctgtcaataaatatttagtacTTAAAAATTAATCACCTCACCTTGTCTTTTTCCACACACGCCCCCCTCTCCATATTGGCTGGCTATGCCATAAAGCATGGCGTATGACTGGCTGTTGAGCCATTCTTTCCAGCACTTAATTTTCTCTGCTATGAGGTAAGGTCTTTAAAAAGGCACATTAGCAAGCGAACCTCACCACCTGACTTACTACACTAAGATGAATAAAAACTAatcaaaaaaaaaccaaaaaacagggacttcccagtggtacagtggttaagaatctgtcacgcaacacaggggacatgggttctatgcCTGGTCTCAAGTGTTGCacctaagacctgatgcaggcaaatgaataaatatttttttgaaaaatacatttacataaaAAAATACCTCTAAAAGCCTAGCAGCCCATTATAACCCCCAAATTGCATAGGGCCTAAAGCTGAAGTTAGTGAATATCAAGTTTATCTCATCTAagcccgggtggctcagtggtaaagaatttgcctgccaatgcaggagacacaggagacatggatttgatctcttggttgggaagatcccctgaaggaggaaatggtaacctgcttcatattcttgcctgaagaatcccatggacagagaagactgttgggctagagtccatggggtcagaaaagagtcagacacgacttagtgactaaacaaccacagaACCGAAGGAGAGAAGTTCTCAGATTCCATATACGTATAAACCTTCCCAAAGGAGTTCCCTTATCTGCAAAACATGAGAATAATTTTATCACCTTCATAAGTCAATCGTGGGAGTACAATGAGAAAAACGTATCAAGGGTTCACGGCCGCCCCCAACCATGAGTGGGGCTGAGACTGGAGCCAGCTGGACCCCAGGCTGGGCAGCAGGAGCTTGTCTCCAGTTGGTGCTTCATGGCAGAGATAAAGACAGGAGCAGAGAGGAGCTGAAATCTGCTTGAGTGAGAAGATGATGACCACAGTCTTCATCCTGGAGGTCAAGGAGATCTCCCTGACtgcacatgtgcagaaaggcCCCTCAGGGGTCAAAAATGGAGGCATTTACGTCTAATTATGCTTTCGAAACGAGTCGAATAGTTTGTATAACTTTTTCTCCTCATACATGCAGATGATGACATGAACTCTccctttgtttgttttggctttcCTCATTCTTGGCACAGTTCCATTTCTCCAGAGATTTTATGCATAAAAGCATCTCTAATGACTTGCCTGTTCTACCCTGAATTTACAACTCCCCGAGtttgctattattgttgttgttattttaatattgtttattcatttggctgccaAGTCTTCGCTGCATCATGCGGGATCTTCTGTTGCAGCTCTTGGGCTTACCTAACTGCTccgtggcaagtgggatcttagatccctggccagggattgaacctgtgtcccctgcattgcaaggtggattcttagcccctggaccaccagtcTTTGAAGTCCCTACAACCCCCTGAGTTTAAAGTTACAAGGGGAAGAACGTTTGCAAATTGGCACTTGGCTGCAGTGGAATCCTAACCCCAAATCCTTAAAATCAGAAGGATTTTGACAATGCTAGACATTATTAatgtcaatcttttttttttttgcactaccCCAGTGCTTTCTGATGTTTACTCTCCTGGTGGTTACATGGCAGATGCTGGTTTTCCTGAGGCCCTTTTGCACGACACCACTCACCATTCTTCCGAATTCTGGGCAGGATGCTCTTGCCATTTACACAAGATTGTAGAAGGGATGGTAATAAGTGACGAAAAAGAACGGCAATCCTTTTCCTCAGTTTGAACATTAGGTCAAAAActatcttttaattaattaatttttggctgtactgggtcttcgctgctgtgcacaggctttctctagttgcggcgggCAGGGGCTACATTTCATTGCggggcacgggcttctcatctcctgacttctcttgttgcagagcacaggcttaggtgggtgggcttcggtagttgcacggcgtgggctcaatagctgtggcgcaTGGGTTTAGTCAccttggcacgtggaatcttcccagaccggggattgaacccgtgtcccccgcATGGGCAGGCAGAACTCAaccaggaaaatcccaggaaggaaatggcaaccaggcAAATCCCAGGTCAAAACTGATACCCCAAATTCTAAGTTGGAGGCACCGACTGAGTAGGTTAGAATTCTGGAGAAGTCGTCGGCCAGGGCAGACTTGTGGCTCAGTTACTCAATAAATGGCTgggtgagagtcccttggactgcaaggaggtccaaccagtccatcctaaaggagatcagccctgggtgttcagtggaaggactgatgctaaagctgaaactccaatattttggccacctcatgtgaagagttgattcattggaaaagaccctgatgctgggagggattgggggcaggaggagaaggagacaacagaggatgagatggctggatggtatcacagactcaatggacatgagtttgagtgagctccaagagttggtgatggacagggaggcctggcgtgctgcgattcatgggttgcaaagagtcagacacgactgagcgactgaactgaactgaactgtatgatGAAGTCCTAGAATTCAACCCATACTTGCTTATTTCTACATAACGTTCACTCTTACAAATTCCCACTCCTGTCATAAACTCATTTTCATCCTAAGAAAACTGCACTGAAAGTTTAATCTCCACAGTTGACTATagaaaggaaacagagagaagaGCCCTGTTTGTACAGCTGCGGTTACTCCACATACCAGAACCCAAAGCACTTTTCACACATTCCTTTCATTTTGATAGCACCTCTGTACCCAAGTGAGAAACCAGGGATACCGAGTGGAAACTTTGTCCGAGTCCACAGAGGTCACAGAGAAAGAGCAACCTGGGTTAAAATGGTTTTAAcgtcacattttgtttttcttttccagctcTGTCTCTGGCCAGACTGTcttctctgtctgtcttctttctcttttctctccctcctctttatCTCTTTGTCTATACGTTTACTATACTAAACTCTGTACTCTGCTTTACCTTCATCTCTGTGGGGGTTTGGTTTTTTTATTAGCCACAGGAAATAGTCTGAAGCACCAGGACTTAAAATAGCCCCGCATGTGGTTGAGAAAGAGTGGTGAGAAACAGCCTGGATTGTAGGCAGGAAGGTCTCCAGTTGAGTCAAAGCCACTCTTGACAGCCCAGCGCATCTGAGAAAGCCATTTGATCTCACACTGCCCTGCTTCCTCCAGAGTAAATTTGAGAAAACAACCCCTGCTCTCACTCAGGGACCTCTAAGCCTGGCTTCCTCTCAAGCAAATCACCCATGCCTCTGAGTCTGGGTTTTTTCCGACATCAACATCCGGGTACAGCTGGAAGATTCCAGAAGTAACGTACAGAAAGCATCCAGCCAGAGAGTGGCCAGAGACGTCAGAGCAAATTTCAGACTTCCAGGGAAAGCCATTGGGAAGAAAAGAgtgagaggaggaggtggggaaggtTGCAGTTTTTTGACACAAAATCCCTGGAAATAGAATAGCAGGGAAATGTAAGAAAAAGctggctcttttctttttctctttggccGCACCAGGCAGGGTgcaggatcttccctgacccagggatggaacccacatcccctgcaatggaagctcggagtcttaaccaccgggccGCCAGGAAAGCCCAAAGCTGGTTCTTGTCAAAACAGTCCATTACATATCATTGGTATAATGCAAAGCTGAGGCCAAGAGCTGACAGATGAAGAGCAGCTCAGGgttgcgtgctaagttgctcagtcgagtccagctctttgcagccctatgagcccgctgtagcccaccaggctcctctgtccatgggatttctgagcaagaataatggggtgggttgccatttcattctccaggggatcttccctacccagggattgaacccatatctcttatatctcctgcattggcaggtgggctctttaccactagtgccacctgggaagtatctGGTAATAACCTACAacagaagagaatctgaaaaaagaatatatataagtgaatcactttgccatgtaccagaaattaaaagaacatgtaaatcaactatacttcagttttaaaaaaagaggtgaTGTTTCCAGAAAACCTCTTCCCTCAGTAGTTTTCTAGCAAATAGACCCCTTTCTATCTCTCTCCATTCCCGGGAGGATAAAGTTGCCTGGGAGCACCCTAGTGCGAATCTTCTCCTTCTCTTATGATGGAGGCCGTTATTGGAGTTTACGTTGGTATTTAAACGCAGAATAACAAAAGCTGGAATGTGGAAGCTTAACGTTCTGTTTGCCTCAGTCCCAGTCCCAAAGGCCTGTCCTTCAGAGTCGCAAAGACTGAGACTTAAAATAAGCTGGAGTCTTGGAGTCTCATGTTACTATTATCCAACGCCGGCTTACCCTCCCCTACAGAGTCCTGGAAGCTTTGAATCTAACACTTCCAACTTCAGAAATGTTGTAAGATGTTGCCGTGGGGGAGATAACTGTCCTTGATAAAACTGCATCTCCCACTAGGACACTCAAAATAGGGCCCATGCCAacgtaggagactcgggttccatccttgggtcaggaagatcccctgaagaaggaaacggcaacctgctccagtattcttgcctaggaaatcccttggacagggaagcttggcaggctacagaccatggggttacaaagagtcaagacatgactaaCTAAACCAAAACTTTCCTGAGACTACCGTCCAATTTACCCATGCAGAAGTTTGCTTTTCCTAGAGAAAGAACTTCTGAATTTTCttcacagattctttttttttaaatatttattttaaattttattttatttatttggtttcattaggtcttagctgcggcatgtgggatctagttcccagatcagggttgGCACCCGGACCCCTAAAACTCCAGGAagtgtggggtcttagccactagaGCACCAGGGAGTCCTCTTTCCAGATTCTTTGTGCTTAAAGTTCACCCTCAAATTTAGTCCCAGGCAGGAAAGCCTATAGCCCCAGATCTGGAGTGACCTTTAACAGAGTTGGGTCTGAGTTCATTCCGGAAGCAGAAATGCTGACATCTGACAAAGCTGTATGTGAAAAGGTGTGACTTAGTTTTGACACTTCCCAGCATTAATTGCAATAGCACTTTCCATAgtgaaaaaactggaaacacaCGCTCGACAGCTGAGGAATTGTTAAGCAAATTCTAGTACATCCAtaccatgaaaaagaatgcaattaCCCAGTGTATATGCACGGcaattatttctcaatttgtGTGATGtataatgtttgctttttaaaattttcttagtttttacataccgacttttctttatttctcagatTTTCTACAATAGGATTGTAttctataataagaaaaaaaattttttaattattatttatttatttggctgcattgggtcttagtcgCAGTgtactggctcagtagttgcggggCGTGCACTTAGTCGCcccttggcacgtgggatctgagttccccaatcaggaattgaacctgcatacCCTGCTTTGGAAAgaagattcccaaccactggaccaccaaggaagtccaaagaaaagaattattttaatattctgcTCATCAGTAACTAGTACAGGGTTTTCAGATTCTACACAAAGGGTGAGTTCTTGACTCCTGCAAGCCTAGagcacagagcacagaggatggCAGGTTTCCATTCACCAAAGTGAGGCCGCCACGTGGCCAGGCGCAAGTGTGGTCTACGGTTCATTTGTCTGACAGTCCGGAATTCTGGAAAGTTCTGGTCAGTTAAAAAAATTTGATTTGGAAAAGCTGAATTATTTCACATTGTTCTTATAGAAATTTTGTTGACATTTTTCAGACCTCAAACTTTTCCAACTTGAGCAATTCAAATTCGCGTAAAATGAAACCATGATGAATAACCCACATGGCAAATAACtggaagaatccgcctgcaatgcaggagaccctgtttcagttcctgggtcgggaagatctgctggagaagggacaggctaccactccagtattcttgggcttcccttgtggctcagctggtaaagaatctgcctgcaatgtgggagacctgggtttgatccctgggttgggaagatcccctggagtagggaaaggctacccactccagtattctggcctggagaactccatggaccatTCAGcccaggggattgcaaagagtcggacgtgaatgAGAGATTTTCTCAGAAAACATActataattgattaaaaaaaaccagTTTCACTTGTCATATCAAAGACTTAATGACCATGTCAAAATTTGATAGGCAGGCACCTTCTCTAAGCAAACAGTATATTTATTGATATGTAAGATGATTAACTTCTTTTATATGAATTCCATTGCACCAGACACACGAA from Bos indicus isolate NIAB-ARS_2022 breed Sahiwal x Tharparkar chromosome 23, NIAB-ARS_B.indTharparkar_mat_pri_1.0, whole genome shotgun sequence carries:
- the GCNT2 gene encoding N-acetyllactosaminide beta-1,6-N-acetylglucosaminyl-transferase isoform X1; amino-acid sequence: MMGFWKHCLFCVSLVTALIFVFVCNNKLRENTNFLQASLSNASLLSEVCHQIFKGKSFCPKKNALKSTFSETTCHEYVAQSHYITETLSEEEAGFPLAYVMTIHKDFGTFERLFRAIYMPQNVYCVHVDKKATDTFKGSVKQLLSCFPNAFLASKMEPVVYGGISRLQADLNCMKDLVASEVPWKYILNTCGQDFPLKTNREIVQYLKGFKGKNITPGVLPPAHAIGRTKYVHHELLNQKNSYVIKTTKLKTLPPHNMTVYFGTAYVALTREFANFVLHDPLALDLMSWSTDTYSPDEHFWVTLNRIPGVPGSMPNASWAGDLRAVKWLDMEDKHGGCHGHYVHDICIYGNGDLKWLINSSSLFANKFELTAYPLTVECLELRLRERTLNQSEIAIQPSWHF